One stretch of Caloenas nicobarica isolate bCalNic1 chromosome 2, bCalNic1.hap1, whole genome shotgun sequence DNA includes these proteins:
- the CMTM6 gene encoding CKLF-like MARVEL transmembrane domain-containing protein 6: MENGAVYNETTEPQAKPPRRPLGCTLRHLRGWRLPTKASQAILSLLAVIFEEIVEDCIKCGGLYFFEFISCSAFLLSLLILCVYCTDVYETFGEDKVQRVNFWAVSAIGVFFLIASIVFVVTNSGSGVEKAACAFGFLASFAFLAEVITEYFHSWKQNISGHTENPGNTQSATENQPLNKQS, from the exons ATGGAGAACGGCGCCGTCTACAACGAGACCACCGAGCCTCAGGCCAAGCCGCCCCGCCGGCCCTTGGGCTGCACCCTGCGGCACCTGCGCGGGTGGCGGCTGCCGACCAAAGCGTCCCAGGCG ATTCTCTCTCTTCTGGCtgttatttttgaagaaattgTGGAGGATTGTATCAAGTGTGGCGGactttatttctttgaattCATAAGCTGCAGTGCCTTTCTTTTGAGCCTACTCATCCTGTGTGTGTATTGCACTGATGTATATGAAACATTTGGAGAAGATAAAGTACAGAGAGTG AATTTTTGGGCCGTGTCAGCCATAGGTGTCTTTTTTCTGATAGCATCAATAGTGTTTGTTGTGACCAACTCCGGGTCTGGTGTTGAAAAAGCTGCATGT GCATTTGGATTTCTTgcaagttttgcatttttagctGAAGTTATTACAGAGTATTTTCACAGTTGGAAACAAAACATCAGTGGACACACTGAAAATCCTGGCAACACTCAGAGTGCTACAGAAAATCAGCCACTGAATAAACAAAGCTAA